One Bombilactobacillus folatiphilus genomic window, TATCTATCTTTAGGACTAGCTGTGCCTGATTTGGATTATAATGCCGGTCTCTTGACGACTGGCATTGCATGGTTATTGAACAAAACGATTGAAAATTATTGGCAAATTAATACGCAGATTAAATGGGTCAATGACTTATTATTGGCCGATCAAAAAGTAGCTGGCATTTTAGTCGAACAGCCTCATCCGGGAATTGCAGTGATTGGTATTGGTTTAAACCTCAATCAACAAAATTTACCGCCTAACGTAGGGAACTTATTTGATACTCTCCCTACATTTAATGAGATAAATCATTTTTTAAGCCTTTTTATCCAAAATTTTTGGGAGTTTAAAGAGATCTTTACATCAGGTTTCTTTTTGTCAGATTATCAAACCAAACTTTGTTGGCTCAACCAGACGGTCACTGCCCAAGTCGGTAAACAAAAAATTCAAGGTAAAATCCTCGGCATCAATTCACAAGCAAACTTGATTTTAAAAACCACTGCGGGTTTAAAAGTTCTATCGACGGGTGAAGTCACGAAGGTGCGACCTGCCATAGGTGCAAACATCTAACATTAATTAATACTTTCAATTATTAAAAATCATTGACTAGTTGTGGCGACGCTGCAGTAAAAAACTTGGTTGATCTTGCATGATTAGTTGTAAATTTTGGCTAAAATCGGCCAAAGTCATTGGTTTAAAAAACTGAACTTGTGGTAACCATTGAATCAGTGACCAAGACCTCGCAAACCAACGATTACGCTTTTGCTGTGGACTATAAATCAAATTGGGATACACAATCCGTACCACCGAACCGAGCTGCTGTTGCCAATAAAGGGCCGTTTTATCTTTATAAAACAAATATTTACCCATAAAACTAGGCGCCCAATTAGCACTCACATAGATAATTTGTGGTGTTAACTGCTGTGTCTTCAGAAAATCGGCCACTACTTTGGCAGGCATAAAGGTCGCTTGTTGATAAGTCAAATTTTGCCGCGGACGTTCACTAAAGATGCCTACCAAATCAATCAACCAATCACATTGCTGCATCCAAGGTTGCCAATTTTTATCATGAATAAAATCTGTCTGCACAAATTGAACACTGTCTTGCAATGCCAGCGGCACGTGCCTATTCCCTGAACACGAAAAACTCGTCACCTGCCAAGAAGTTGTCTGTAACTGCTGCAACAAACCTTGACCCACAAAACCTGAACCGCCCATAATTCCTACATGCATCACCTACACCTCACTTGCAATTGAGTATAGTATAATAATGTATATTACGGTCAAAAAAAGGGGCTGCACTCATGGATAAAGATCAATTGATGGAAGTCTGTTTATTAGCTGGCCGCATTCTTGTCGAAGCTGGGTCAGAAATTTATCGTGTCGAAGATACTATGCGCCACATTGCTTTTTGTGGACACGAGATGGATAATGCCGCTTTCACCAGTTTGACAGGCGTCTTAATTAGCTTTAAACAGGCACCTTATACGCGCTTTACCCAAGTGGTACGCCGCGGAATTGATATGAATCGCATTGCGCAAGTTAATACTTTATCACGACAATTTGAAGCTGGAGACATTAGTTTGGATGATTTTCAAATCGCCCTCAAAGCAATTCAAGCCAGCCCACCACCATTTTCTCTAGCCATGCAAACTTTTGGTGCAGGACTGGAAAGTGCTTGTTTAATGATTATTTTTACCCAAAAATACGATTGGCATGATTTTCTTTTTGCTTTTGTCATTGGAGCTATTGGCTATTGGGTCGCGATTGTCCTCGGTCAGCACACCCGCTTGCGGTTTATTGGGGAACTATTAGGTGCCTTTGTGATTGCGATGCTCACTTTATTAGCAGTCAAATATTTAGGTGGACAAAACGTCAATAATATCATTATTGGTGCCATCATGCCGTTAGTACCAGGTGTACCAATGACCAATGCGTTACGTGATTTATTTGAAGGCAATTTATTAGCTGGAATTGAGCGAGGCATTGAATCATCCATGGTCGTAGGCGCGATTGCCGTGGGCGTGGGCATTGCATTTTACTTAGTTTAAAGGAGCTTGTATATGGGACATTTAATCGTTCAAATTAGTTTAAGTTTCATTGGAACGATCGCTTTCGGATTATTTATCCAAGTCCCAAAAAATCAATTGTGCTGGACAGGCTTGGCGGGCTGTTTAGGTTGGACGACTTATTGGTTATTAATCCAGATTCACGTAGGCAGTATCCCGGCCAATTTTGTAGGGGCGTTTGTTGTTGGTATCATCGGCCTAATTCTTTCACGTATTCGTAAGCAACCCAGCACCGTATTTAATATTCCCGGTTTGGTGCCGTTAGTACCCGGAGCTAGTGCTTATCAAGCTTTAGAAAAATTCATGTCCGCACAGCGTAATGTGGCTTTGGAACAATGTTTTCATGTGCTATTAATTACCGGTGCCATTGCCTTAGGTTACGTTTTAGCTCAATTATTGGGTGAATTATGGTTTGCCCAACGACATTCCAAATCTTAAAAAAGACATGTTCCAAGGTGTCTTTTTTAGTGAAGAAAATGACTAAGAAATTTGGTGAGTAAACGATGGCCACTTGACGTGCAATCTAGAATCACGAGTAATGCAAAAATGAATAATGTCGAGGAAATGGTAATACTACCCCATGTTAATGGTTGGCTAAAGAGCCAAGTCAGACCCAAGATAATCCACGAAATGGCGAAAATTAATTGGACTGGGTATTTTAATTTCATCTTTTTATTTTTCATAGTAATTCACCAAAGCGCCGGACATACCATTTTTTGGCCACAGTTACTAACAACATATAGCCCACAATCGTCACTCCCAAGAGTAACCAAAAATTGACCGGTAAACGAACTAAGTCTAAACCTCGTCCTAAAGCCGTCCATGGTAATAAAGATCCTAAGATCACAGCACCTGTCGTCACAAAAATCATTATCTTCGATGCACGACTCTGGACAAACGGTATTTTGGATGTTCGTAACGCGTGCAACACAAAAGTTTGCGTCCACAAAGATTCTACAAACCATCCACTATTGAATAATTGGATAAAATATTGCCGCGAAGGACCGTTTGTTTGGGCAAAACTTTGTCCGAGAACTTGTGGACAAAGCCAAAAGTACAAGGCTAAATAAGTGGTCAGATCAAAAAGCGAACTGGTCGGCCCAAACCAAATCATAAAGCGGCCAATTGAATCCGCCCGCCATTTACGTGGAACCTTTAGATATTCTGAATCCATGCGATCCCACGGCAAGGATAAGCACGACAGGTCGTACGTGAAATTTAAAAACAACAATTGCAAGGGTTGCATTGGCAAAAATGGTAAGAACGCACTCGCAAATAACACTGACAACATATTGCCAAAATTCGACGAACATGTAGCCTTAATGTACTTCATAATATTGCCAAATGTCTTCCGACCAATGACGACACCTTGCTCTAAAATCAGCAAATCTTTTTGTAACAAAATAATGGACGCGGCTTCTTTAGCAATATCCACCGCCGTGTCGACACAAATTCCTACATCAGCTTTTTTCATTGCAGGCGCGTCATTGATGCCATCACCCAAAAAGCCCACTACATGTTCATTTTGCCGTAATGTTTGGACAATTTGGGCTTTTTGTTCAGGTGACACTTTGACAAACACATTTGTAGTTTCAACCGCTTTTGCCCACTGTTGAGGCGTCAGTTGACTTAAAGCTTGCCCTGTCAGAACTTGTTGAACATCAAATCCAATTTGTTGGCACACCGACTGCGTCACCAGCTGACTATCACCCGTAATAATTTTGACGGCGGTCCCATGATCCTTCAAAGCTTGAATTGCCTGAGCAGAGGTCCGTTTAGGCGGATCCAAAAAGGCTAAATAACCCACTAAAGTCATTTGCTGTTCATCTTGAACGTTAAAAGCCGTACCATTTTGCGGCTGCGGATTGAATTTGCGACTGATGGCTAGCACTCGTAAGCCTTGCTGATTCAATTGCTGCGCCTGTTGGGCTAATTTTGTGCGTAATGGCGGCGTCAAAGATACTTCTTGCCCATCAATCTCAGCTTTAGTCGACACGCTCAACATTTCCTCCACAGCACCCTTGGTCACCATTGCTACTTGATTGAGACTTGTTTGAACAATGGTACTCATCCGACGACGTGTAAAATCAAATGGCAATTCGTCGATTTTTTGTATATCGCGTTTGTCAATCTGCAATTGTTGATGCGCAGTTTCTATAATCGCCGTATCCATTAAATTATTTAATCCCGTTTGAAATTGACTATTTAAATAAGCCACGCGCAAAACTTCAAGCGAAGACTGCTGCTGCAAATCGTTATACGCCACCAAAACAATTTGATCTTGCGTCAGCGTGCCCGTTTTATCTGTACATAAAATATCCATCGCACCAAAATTTTGAATGGCATGAATATTTTTGACCACCGTGCCATTACGCGACATTTCTAAGGCACCACGTACCAAATTGGTCGTCACAATCACAGGCAACATTTCTGGTGTCAAACCAACAGCTAACGAAATCCCGAACAATAAGGCCTGCATCCAGTCACCCTTGGTCAAGCCATTTAACACGCAAACAATCGGGACCATTATTGCCATAAATCTAATTAATAGCCACGATGTTTGACTAATGCCCACATCAAAATTAGTCTGGACCGCCTGTTTATTTGCCAAACTTTGCGTCACTTTACCAAAGCGTGTGTTTGTGCCGGTAGCAATCACCACGCCTAAAGCCGTTCCGCTTAAAACATTGCTCCCCATAAAGGTCAGATTAGTTAAGTCCGTCACTTGTCCAAAAGATTCTGCAGTTAAATGCGCCTTTTTTTCCACCGGATAACTTTCACCTGTCAAAGCAGCTTGTGATACAATCAAATCTTTGGCTTGGATAATTCGCAGATCAGCAGGCACCATTGCACCCGCAGCCAATTTGACCAAATCCCCAACCACCAATTCATCTGTTGCGATTGTTTCAAGTTTTTGATCACGAATGACCTGCGTAGTCGTGCTCACCAATGATTGCAATTTTTCTGCAGCTTGATCGGACTTGACAGATTGGATCAAAGTCATCGCTCCACTAATCAAAACCATCACTAAAATAATGCTGGTTTCTAGTAAAGTCTTGTCACCAGGTGCCGCCAGCCAATAATCGGTGACAAACGAAACAACTGCTAACACAAATAAGACCACCGTAAAGGGCGTCACAAAAGCAGCCAACAACTGCCGCCCCAGTGATTTTCGATGATAATAAGTCAACTGGTTAGTTCCATATTTTTGACGCAACGACGGGATTTGGTGAGGATCAAGCCCCGCCAAGCTTGTTTTCAATCGCTTGAATATCTCACTATGAGATATTTTGGCGAACTGCAATAATTCTTTATCTGCTAACATTAAAAAAGACCTCCTTTTATTGACAAAGGAGGCTCAAAGTATGCAAAAAGCCGCAATCATGATTGCGGCTCCTTCAACATCAATTTAGCACTATTCGGCGTAAAGACAAATGTCATTAGCTACTTGGGAAATTGCCTTCGGTCGGCAGTTTCTGTCCTATACATTGGCGTTTCGCAACGTTTCTGTACAGTAGCTTGTGTCCGAATAGGAGCCTCTTTTATATTCAATTTTAATTTTAGTTATGAA contains:
- the mgtA gene encoding magnesium-translocating P-type ATPase; protein product: MLADKELLQFAKISHSEIFKRLKTSLAGLDPHQIPSLRQKYGTNQLTYYHRKSLGRQLLAAFVTPFTVVLFVLAVVSFVTDYWLAAPGDKTLLETSIILVMVLISGAMTLIQSVKSDQAAEKLQSLVSTTTQVIRDQKLETIATDELVVGDLVKLAAGAMVPADLRIIQAKDLIVSQAALTGESYPVEKKAHLTAESFGQVTDLTNLTFMGSNVLSGTALGVVIATGTNTRFGKVTQSLANKQAVQTNFDVGISQTSWLLIRFMAIMVPIVCVLNGLTKGDWMQALLFGISLAVGLTPEMLPVIVTTNLVRGALEMSRNGTVVKNIHAIQNFGAMDILCTDKTGTLTQDQIVLVAYNDLQQQSSLEVLRVAYLNSQFQTGLNNLMDTAIIETAHQQLQIDKRDIQKIDELPFDFTRRRMSTIVQTSLNQVAMVTKGAVEEMLSVSTKAEIDGQEVSLTPPLRTKLAQQAQQLNQQGLRVLAISRKFNPQPQNGTAFNVQDEQQMTLVGYLAFLDPPKRTSAQAIQALKDHGTAVKIITGDSQLVTQSVCQQIGFDVQQVLTGQALSQLTPQQWAKAVETTNVFVKVSPEQKAQIVQTLRQNEHVVGFLGDGINDAPAMKKADVGICVDTAVDIAKEAASIILLQKDLLILEQGVVIGRKTFGNIMKYIKATCSSNFGNMLSVLFASAFLPFLPMQPLQLLFLNFTYDLSCLSLPWDRMDSEYLKVPRKWRADSIGRFMIWFGPTSSLFDLTTYLALYFWLCPQVLGQSFAQTNGPSRQYFIQLFNSGWFVESLWTQTFVLHALRTSKIPFVQSRASKIMIFVTTGAVILGSLLPWTALGRGLDLVRLPVNFWLLLGVTIVGYMLLVTVAKKWYVRRFGELL
- a CDS encoding NAD-dependent epimerase/dehydratase family protein — protein: MHVGIMGGSGFVGQGLLQQLQTTSWQVTSFSCSGNRHVPLALQDSVQFVQTDFIHDKNWQPWMQQCDWLIDLVGIFSERPRQNLTYQQATFMPAKVVADFLKTQQLTPQIIYVSANWAPSFMGKYLFYKDKTALYWQQQLGSVVRIVYPNLIYSPQQKRNRWFARSWSLIQWLPQVQFFKPMTLADFSQNLQLIMQDQPSFLLQRRHN
- a CDS encoding biotin--[acetyl-CoA-carboxylase] ligase, with protein sequence MNFLSTKARLLQKQLGNLPVQTFWYDQVTSTNQIIQQMAHMIDSHHAYLVISDQQTQGHGKFNREFHSGLGGLYLSLGLAVPDLDYNAGLLTTGIAWLLNKTIENYWQINTQIKWVNDLLLADQKVAGILVEQPHPGIAVIGIGLNLNQQNLPPNVGNLFDTLPTFNEINHFLSLFIQNFWEFKEIFTSGFFLSDYQTKLCWLNQTVTAQVGKQKIQGKILGINSQANLILKTTAGLKVLSTGEVTKVRPAIGANI
- a CDS encoding threonine/serine exporter family protein, whose translation is MGHLIVQISLSFIGTIAFGLFIQVPKNQLCWTGLAGCLGWTTYWLLIQIHVGSIPANFVGAFVVGIIGLILSRIRKQPSTVFNIPGLVPLVPGASAYQALEKFMSAQRNVALEQCFHVLLITGAIALGYVLAQLLGELWFAQRHSKS
- a CDS encoding threonine/serine exporter family protein gives rise to the protein MDKDQLMEVCLLAGRILVEAGSEIYRVEDTMRHIAFCGHEMDNAAFTSLTGVLISFKQAPYTRFTQVVRRGIDMNRIAQVNTLSRQFEAGDISLDDFQIALKAIQASPPPFSLAMQTFGAGLESACLMIIFTQKYDWHDFLFAFVIGAIGYWVAIVLGQHTRLRFIGELLGAFVIAMLTLLAVKYLGGQNVNNIIIGAIMPLVPGVPMTNALRDLFEGNLLAGIERGIESSMVVGAIAVGVGIAFYLV